ATTTCGTGTTGCTTCATGGCTCATGAATGTTGCCTTCTTTTTTGCATTTAGTCTTGTTACATCATTCattgacacttttttttttggggggggggtgtATGGTTGGTGTTGCATTTTTTTGTGCAGGTTGACATATGGGAAGAAAGGAAGGTTTTTGGTTCTCGAGGGCGGAGTCTTAAAGATGAAATGCTGGGTAAGAATCCTCCTCCTCTCATGAACAGTGGAAAGAGTTCAAATCCAATCAAGATAGTGAAGAGGGATGCAAACTCAGTTAGAATTGTGAGCATATTGCTTGttgtatctatttttttttttttttgataagtagcttTTTGTATCTAATTATAATCTGTGGTTTTTTCTGCTGTGTTTTTATGTAATTGATATTGGGTCTTTGGTTATCTTGACTTCAGAAATTGGCTGTTGGAGGTATTCTAGAGAAACTATTTACCGCATTTCAATCTGTACTTGATGAATATCCTGCTGAAGAAGTCGCCTTAAGTAACTGTAATGCTACTGTACATCATGTGAGTATAATTGGGCAAGATGTTGAAAGTGCCTTAACACAAGGTAAGGGTTCAGTGATGGGATTTGATGTTCCTACATGGAACTTTCTTCTAACATAAAGCTCTGAATTTTGATTAATGgtaaataatcatttatcacataatgcttataaaaaaaaaatcatttatcacataatgATGATTAATGATAAGTGTAAGATTTATTTGCTGAAATTGTTATAGTGAAAATTAGTCTTGGAATTTGGATGGTGTGTAGTATTAAAGGTGAACTAGTAGTAAGACATATTTAAAGGTAGACCCTGGAGGAAAGCCTTATAGTTGTGATGTTTTCATTGACTTGTTTGACATATGATGTGTAGGATGTGGCACCTTTATTGGAGGTCCATGTGTGTATTGGAGAATATAATATGTCTAATGAATTGATGGTTTTACAGCACTAGCTCTAGTTTCGTTGTTTTTTATGTTGAATGGTTTTTCTTCAACCATTTTGCCGCATTTGTTTTaaaaagtgagatgagataagatgagttgatattaaagttaaaagttgaataaaatattattataattattgttttaatattatttttatattgggatttgaaaaagttgaattatttatttatttttgtatgggaatttgagaaagttgtaatgattagatgagataagatgaaaaggTTTGTAAAAGTGAATGAGGTTGTATCTCCTtgctttgaaaagaaaataatatacttgaTGTAAAATAAGAACTACATGCTCAGCTTGGAAGCAAAAAGTTTTTCAGCAGTAATATCTTCTGTTGTATTAGGGACGGAGGGAGGGAGATGGGAGGGTCCGGAGGGATAATTTGTGGACTATGCACACAAATGTTGTTCTATTTTAAGATGTTTGCTATAGCTTATTTTAGTTTATCAGATACTTTTGCATGTTCTGCCAAGGCTTATTGATTTTTCGCCCTTTTGGGGTAATGACATTAGGAAATCAGCAAGGATCTGCTGTGGTAGATGAGCTGCAAGAACAAGAAGGGATGCTTAAGCAATATGTTGGGCAACTTGAGAGTGCAGAGGCAACTAGGGCTTCCCTGATTTCCCAGCTTAAAGAAGCACTTCAGGACCAAGTATGAttgtgttatttttatattttcaatcttttatttttatttttttgatcggtaaacaAAGTGCTATTGATGATAAGGATAGGGAACAACCGGAGTACATGGGACTATTTTAAGTCTTTTATtttacctatccaaaaaaatttatattttaaatcgtAACCTGTAACTGCAAGTAATCTAAGTTTTTTTCAGGAATCAAAGCTGGAATTTATTCGCACTCAGTTGCAAGTAAGAATAAGCATCATCTCTCTATATGCTACTTGGAATTGTTTGCTACTTTGAAATGCTGCTTGGAAAACAAAGATCTTGATGTTTTGGCATTTGGTGATCTTTTCTCAAAATCACTTTTTGGGCCTCATTATTGGATAGAAAACATCTTTCTACATATGCTCTGATTTGATAGTTATCAAGCCATTCTGCGCTCTCGTGAAAAGTGCCGGCAATGGAGGGTGAGCAGAAAGTCACCTGGTTTTGATAGTTCCAAGGGTAGAGATTGCTAATAGGGTGTGACTCTATTTGACTTGTAGAATGGGCTTGCTCCAACCATTCTTCATGTGGAAACTACTTGCCAATGAGAGCTTCCAGTTgcacttttcatttctttcaggAATGGttactctccctctcttccaTAATGAGTGTCTCTCTTGTCAGATTCGTCTATTTTATAATGAGTTTCCCATTCCAAACCGATAAAATTTTTGCTtccaacaaaattttaatggtCAAATATTTCTTTCTTGTCTTTTATCTTCACTCGGAAGTTTCTCCTTTACGGAAAATATTATAGTACAAACTAAGATTGAATGGTTGTGGCTTTGTAGGTTGCTCGGGATCAGATTGAACAAGCAAGCAAGATTAGGAAGAGATTAATATCACCCACTGTTCCTTGTCCCCCGGCCACTACCATGAACCCAACAGCAGAAGCAACGAGGGTTGTAGAACAGAATATGCTTTCAGTTCAATCAACCAGTACCCTACCTCAGACTGCCCTTATGCAACCTGTAGTTTCTTTTGCTCCCACCAGAACTACTGAAGAAGAGAACAAAAAGTCAGCAGCAGCTGCAGTTGCTGCTAAACTTGCTGCCTCCGCATCCTCTGCACAAATGCTTACCTCTGTTCTTTCATCCCTTGTTGCAGAAGAAGTTGCCTCTATGAATGGTAGCATGAATTCAACTGGATTTAGTTCAGCACTATCCATGTTCCCTCCAGAAAAACGGCCCAAACTTGAGAAACCAATGCCTGTTTCTGATGAAAGCAGTTCTGATGTCAGCAGCACAACCTATTTTATCCCTCTGCAACAGCAACCAATGACCAATGTGCCATCTGCACCATCTACTAGCTCTTCACAAGCCAGCCAGATGCAAGGTCCCTTTGCTGCCCTACTaccaccacctccaccaccaccttCAACCCCTGCAAATCCACCAGCAAGTCAATATGTCCAATCTGCTGGACTGGTTGTAATGCCTTATGGGTATGGAGCAAATACTCTACCCCCTccacctcctcttcctccacacGTTACAATGAGTTTGGCAAGGTCTGCCCCCCAGCCACCTGGGCAGCCACAGCCTCAGCCTCAGCAATCACAACATCAGCAACAGCCAGCCACTGGAGGATTTTACCGGCCACCTGGTGTTGGATTCTACGGGCAAAGCCATCAGCCAACGGCGCCGCCAGTAACTCGGCATTGAGTTCCCACTGAAATCACTGGGCCACATATTTTGTGGGGCCTTGAGTACCTGAATTAATGGCAAAGGCATCAATGCCAAAACCTCAGTTGTAATTTCCTCTTGAAATCATGGAGGCTGGATTGTCATCGAAGAGGTGCTGTGTCGTTATGTAGATTATTAGAGTTAGTGACGTCTTCTTGACTTTAGCTGAAGTCCTGCATGCACCTCTACTTAAAAATTTCACACCTTCCCAATCCAATAACTGCAAAGGATCCTTTTGATGCCTTGGCACTGGCAAAGGAGTTACTTGATACCGATGCTTCAATAATAGAAGTTCTCGATGTACCTTTACCGACTGGATTAGCGTTGAGGCTGTGATAATCAAAGAACCTGACTGGAGTCTTACTAATGTGGGTAATGAATCCCACAATTGCATGtgctttgtaatttttattttggggggggggggatggggTGCCCAGCTGCCTCCTCCCTCGTAGCTGCTACGAAACTGAGTAAACAATCCCCAGCAACCATTTTAGTCGTAAGCTTTCTTTGGATCTAGCACCTGGGAAATGATTGCACTACCATGCATATCAGATGCTGCCTTTTCAGGTAGACAGTTCTAAAGGAAGTGACGTGATTAAATGGTATCTATTGTAATTACAATGCTACAATATGTATTAAGAAAAAGACCAATTTGTAGTACAATTATTCTCAACTGAGGTTTTCTAGTAGAGAGCCATGTGGTAGGTTTCTGTTGACtggaatttttgttttttgttttttattttgctgAGTTTCTGTTGACTGCATTTGGTTGTTAGATGTTGTTACTTATGAATTTGGCGTTCAAAGAGGGTGGTGCTTTTCTCGCGATTTGGGGATTATTGGTATATAAGTTCTGTAGTTTCTGTACCCCTTCAGCACAATCAAGTCgttcatatattaaattaaaaaaggttagagaagaaaagaggtgtatctggctatatgaaaattaattttcCCTAATAGTTTCTGTTCTTTCCAATTAGAATATAGATAGAGATaatcttaatttaaatggtatgaatttttgtaaaataaattgacataattacataatatcattattttacaaaaatatactCGTTATAAAAATGTTACATCTTCCAAATTTATTGCAGGAGACTGGACAGTGGACTGCTGACATCGTATATCAACACGGTACTTGCTGAACTACTGCTACTCAGAGCAACAGCCGCAGTGGGCTGAGTAAATAATTCGACAGTTTCAATCAAGAGAGTTGCTCCACTGTTACACGAAATAATGTTGGTGGTAATTGGAATGATGTCTGTATTCCCTGTTCAGAAGTTGTCGGAACTACTGCCCATGACTTCTCCCCATACAAACACCAAttgtatttttcagtttttataaAAGCGAATGATCCATCTGATGGGAAATGCAATATATCTCTCAGAATCCAATCATATTTGAAAACCTAAACATTAATATACATGCAAGCAATCGCAGTTGGATGGAGACTCGTATATGCCAAAGCCAGCCTGCTCGTAAATGCTATATACAAATCAAGAGCCCTGGGGCTAAAAGAAAATGAGGGCAACCTTGGATCCCGTCCGGACATACCTGCTTTAGTGACTAGGCCCCTAGGGAGATAACTCCTGCTTTGAGTGTACAATTGTGATATGAGTTTGAAATGGGTTGCATGCGTTTCTCAGTACTTTAGTTTTCCCCTGGTGAGCTTGAGTTTGTACTCAAGTTGGAGTTTGAGTTGAGACTGGGGATTGAGATCTGTTGATGGTGAGGCCACGAAATGCGTTCGGGTGGACATGGCATGGGAGCTGGGTGTGCAATGAAGGTAGGAATATCATCACCAGGCATCAATACCGAAACTCCACTAGCATATACAGTCATCTGCAGAAGCAAGGAACAAAAAAATGGCTATAACATTAGTTGAAAAGTGAGATTTCGGATTGGAAATAGCATAATAGATTAAACATGTGAGACCAAAAGCCCCCTGCCAGAACAACTATAATCACAAACCCATGTTGGATCAGGACGTTAAGTGAGTTGCAGGACGGCCAAACTGATACCAGGAGCTTGTATAGTAGACAGGAAGCCGGCCAAAGTCTTCTTACCATTGAAATACTCATATGTCAACGGTAAACCACTAGCCATGCACAAATTTGGACAGAAAATCTCCCATGCCAGCATTCAGACATTGTTTGTTGCATGGTCATCCAGGAAATGAGTACCACACACAGTGTTCGTATactcatgtgcattgcattgcTACCACTAACTTCAAAGTGAACAACTACAATGATTTCGGGACTTCAAGAACATCAGGACATGACTAGCAAACAACCAAACTTATTTAGATGCAATTTTTGCGTTGTTCTGAACCAGAGATAAGATATCAGTCTTAAAATTAATAGATTAGTAAATGAGACAACTTCAGGCATGCAACTTGGATAAATGATTAGGCATGGCCAATGGCAAGGCcagtaataaattaataatccacAAAAAGACCTTACAGACTAGAAACAGCTGAATCCATTAAAACGTATAACCGAAACCCCAGTATGCTTTGAAGAAACGTTATCTAGAAGATGGTGCCACAGCTGGATCAAATTCCACTGCTTGCTCTTCCATGTACTAAGCTGACAGGTGGAAACACTACACGAGGAGCTAGTTGTCCCCATCCTTGCAAGAATTTTAAAGTAGCATGCACCAATAAATGTTGTGGCGCAATAAAATGGAGTGATTTAAGGACCATTCAGTAATCTGAATTACTTgctacatatttttaaaacacaaacaggaagcaaaaatgagaaaaaaaaaaaaaaaaaaaaaaaatcattgaacCCAGTCTCGTGGTCGtgatttgattatgcattttctattacctttctttcttttcttttttttttctttttttattttttttttttttttttaaggtggcAACATTATCCCCACTTAGCATATATGTTTGACTTTTTGCATTTCACACAGAAGCTTAGATATAAATGGTGGATGCTGTAGAGGAAACAATATTTTAGAGGAAACAATATTTTATGAAGGACAAGACAACTTTAAAACAGATAGAGCTGATAGGTGTATAGTTTATGGCTTCATATAAGACAACCAGATGCctaattatttaattgaaaacatTCATATCGAGCTAGATTCTTCTATAATAGGCTATATTACATCAATTCTTACCGTGCATTTTGGCTTGAAACCGGCCATATGTATATTCTAGGTTGCTAACCTATTGAAACTCCCATGTGTAATTTACCAGTGACGCTGGTAGGACATCAGATCAACTTCACCCTGGAGTGACACACTGCTCCTGCAACCGTTTCTAGCTCTCTATTGATTTTCTATTTTGCCATCATCGGGCATCATAAGTTTCTGCCACTGACACCAATTTAGATATCTTGCGTTTTATTGTAGTCACCATCTCTCTAATGGCCTGAATTGAAAAAAGTAATCTCCCCAACTGGCAATCCTTTAAAACTTGCAGAAAAAATAGGCTCTCAGTCCCATAACACATTTGTTTGGTTCTTTAGTTGTGTAATGCTAACTTACCATGTTGATATTCTTGTCAAGGTGGCCATTGATTCGCCACATGACCCTCTTTAATGTTGTCTAGATTCCTAAACGTTGGAATCATCCTTTTTCATTGATAGTTCTAGACCTACAATTCTATTCATACCTTCTTCATGTAGGCTATTTGCCACATAAAAGGTAGTTCTCTAATTGAATAATTAGCATGGATGAGTAAAGAGGCCTTGTCTGTTCCTTAGAACGTATATATATGGTACAAGGTAGACCAACGATGTGTTTGTTGCATATGAGGGACTCCCGATAAAATCCTCTGGACAAATTAGGAGGATTTAGTAATTTGAATGCAATTATGGCACACAAATTATCTTTGCTTATGGGATGTAGCTGGATACAAGTTGACATGAAAAGATGGAAATAAGAAACAGTAAATTAAGACTTTCCAACAAAGAAAAGTTGACTACCAGCAGCCTGAGACTTCCCCGGACTGGCCATGCGGGGTGTCATAAAGATTGAAAGTGATGGGCTCGATGGCCACCATGTACGTGGTGGGTCTAAATTCTAAGTACATTTAGTCCCCCAGACTCTTCCTCCGGACCAACCACCGACCAATAAACAGACAACTACTTGCATGGGCCATTTTCCAACAATCATAATTACATGACAACATAGGTCTTTGATAATGAAAAATGCAGAGAGAATGTAAATGCGGATAAGAGAGAAACTTAAGCAAAAGGTATGCAATGGTGCcaaatcattaattttatatcaATTTGGTTTCTGGGACTATTGCGCAAAGCAACCAATCTTTGGAACCGACTTTTCATCTCGACAGCCTGGTACTAAAAGTTGGGTTTCAATGATGAAAAGATAGAGTAGTTTGATCTGGGAAAAGGGTTGGTTGGGTATTAAATAGAAAGATCATCTGCATAGTAAATTTTGGCGGTCAGTA
This sequence is a window from Carya illinoinensis cultivar Pawnee chromosome 9, C.illinoinensisPawnee_v1, whole genome shotgun sequence. Protein-coding genes within it:
- the LOC122275500 gene encoding actin cytoskeleton-regulatory complex protein PAN1-like isoform X2 → MSNGEFDGQILVEKLLKLNNSQQSIESLSHWCISHQKKAKQIVETWDKLFNSSQRERRVSFLYLANDILQNSRRKGSEFVSGFWKVLPAALSHVYENGDEHGKKAVTRLVGSCIQVYFPSVDLKGPTLVDIWEERKVFGSRGRSLKDEMLGKNPPPLMNSGKSSNPIKIVKRDANSVRIKLAVGGILEKLFTAFQSVLDEYPAEEVALSNCNATVHHVSIIGQDVESALTQGNQQGSAVVDELQEQEGMLKQYVGQLESAEATRASLISQLKEALQDQVARDQIEQASKIRKRLISPTVPCPPATTMNPTAEATRVVEQNMLSVQSTSTLPQTALMQPVVSFAPTRTTEEENKKSAAAAVAAKLAASASSAQMLTSVLSSLVAEEVASMNGSMNSTGFSSALSMFPPEKRPKLEKPMPVSDESSSDVSSTTYFIPLQQQPMTNVPSAPSTSSSQASQMQGPFAALLPPPPPPPSTPANPPASQYVQSAGLVVMPYGYGANTLPPPPPLPPHVTMSLARSAPQPPGQPQPQPQQSQHQQQPATGGFYRPPGVGFYGQSHQPTAPPVTRH
- the LOC122275500 gene encoding actin cytoskeleton-regulatory complex protein pan1-like isoform X4; this encodes MNSALIVLPNVFQYLAGWHHAKNLEVLMLYNGGIQFGIHHSVDIWEERKVFGSRGRSLKDEMLGKNPPPLMNSGKSSNPIKIVKRDANSVRIKLAVGGILEKLFTAFQSVLDEYPAEEVALSNCNATVHHVSIIGQDVESALTQGNQQGSAVVDELQEQEGMLKQYVGQLESAEATRASLISQLKEALQDQESKLEFIRTQLQVARDQIEQASKIRKRLISPTVPCPPATTMNPTAEATRVVEQNMLSVQSTSTLPQTALMQPVVSFAPTRTTEEENKKSAAAAVAAKLAASASSAQMLTSVLSSLVAEEVASMNGSMNSTGFSSALSMFPPEKRPKLEKPMPVSDESSSDVSSTTYFIPLQQQPMTNVPSAPSTSSSQASQMQGPFAALLPPPPPPPSTPANPPASQYVQSAGLVVMPYGYGANTLPPPPPLPPHVTMSLARSAPQPPGQPQPQPQQSQHQQQPATGGFYRPPGVGFYGQSHQPTAPPVTRH
- the LOC122275500 gene encoding regulation of nuclear pre-mRNA domain-containing protein 2-like isoform X1 translates to MSNGEFDGQILVEKLLKLNNSQQSIESLSHWCISHQKKAKQIVETWDKLFNSSQRERRVSFLYLANDILQNSRRKGSEFVSGFWKVLPAALSHVYENGDEHGKKAVTRLVGSCIQVYFPSVDLKGPTLVDIWEERKVFGSRGRSLKDEMLGKNPPPLMNSGKSSNPIKIVKRDANSVRIKLAVGGILEKLFTAFQSVLDEYPAEEVALSNCNATVHHVSIIGQDVESALTQGNQQGSAVVDELQEQEGMLKQYVGQLESAEATRASLISQLKEALQDQESKLEFIRTQLQVARDQIEQASKIRKRLISPTVPCPPATTMNPTAEATRVVEQNMLSVQSTSTLPQTALMQPVVSFAPTRTTEEENKKSAAAAVAAKLAASASSAQMLTSVLSSLVAEEVASMNGSMNSTGFSSALSMFPPEKRPKLEKPMPVSDESSSDVSSTTYFIPLQQQPMTNVPSAPSTSSSQASQMQGPFAALLPPPPPPPSTPANPPASQYVQSAGLVVMPYGYGANTLPPPPPLPPHVTMSLARSAPQPPGQPQPQPQQSQHQQQPATGGFYRPPGVGFYGQSHQPTAPPVTRH
- the LOC122275500 gene encoding regulation of nuclear pre-mRNA domain-containing protein 2-like isoform X3, which codes for MSNGEFDGQILVEKLLKLNNSQQSIESLSHWCISHQKKAKQIVETWDKLFNSSQRERRVSFLYLANDILQNSRRKGSEFVSGFWKVLPAALSHVYENGDEHGKKAVTRLVDIWEERKVFGSRGRSLKDEMLGKNPPPLMNSGKSSNPIKIVKRDANSVRIKLAVGGILEKLFTAFQSVLDEYPAEEVALSNCNATVHHVSIIGQDVESALTQGNQQGSAVVDELQEQEGMLKQYVGQLESAEATRASLISQLKEALQDQESKLEFIRTQLQVARDQIEQASKIRKRLISPTVPCPPATTMNPTAEATRVVEQNMLSVQSTSTLPQTALMQPVVSFAPTRTTEEENKKSAAAAVAAKLAASASSAQMLTSVLSSLVAEEVASMNGSMNSTGFSSALSMFPPEKRPKLEKPMPVSDESSSDVSSTTYFIPLQQQPMTNVPSAPSTSSSQASQMQGPFAALLPPPPPPPSTPANPPASQYVQSAGLVVMPYGYGANTLPPPPPLPPHVTMSLARSAPQPPGQPQPQPQQSQHQQQPATGGFYRPPGVGFYGQSHQPTAPPVTRH